The Nitrospinota bacterium genome includes the window AGGGAAACCTGTTCGGCCTGATGAGGGCGCTGCTGCGATCTCAGGACGGGGCAGGCTCGCGCCCCTCGCCCTGTTCGTCGGGGGGATGTAGAAGCCCGTCGGAAGCCCCGAGCCGGAGCGGGCCTCGGCACGAGGCGGTGCGTAACGAGCAGTGAAGCCCGATCGGGTGTACGCCGGAGGCGGCGCCACGGGGGCGTGAGCCCTCGCTGGGGCCGGAGCGTAGGATCGCCTCGACAGGGTCCGAGTCCTAGACGGCGGTGGGGCAGTAGCCGTAAAGCGTTGGGGCCGCTGATCTTCAGCCGGGGGCATGAGCATTACTCTGGCTGGACGGCGGCCTCCCATGGCGACCCTCTTAGCGCCATTCGGCTGTGAGGAAAACCCCCAGCCGTGACGGGTCGGGAAAAGGACGAGGGCGCGCTGCCGGGGGGCAAGCTCCGCCCGCTGAATTTCCTCTGCCTGCTCCTCTTTCTCCATCTCCTCCAGGATGGACTTGACATCCTCCGGCGGGAGTTCATCTTTCCTGTCCAACAGGTCTGGCGCCTGTGGCTTGTCCTCCATGTGTAGGAGTGTGGAGATCACCGCCCCGCCGGAACGGTTGTCGACGACCGATCCGACGAAGTCGCCCCGCTTGCCCGTGCCGTAATCGTTGCGGAGCACGTAAAGCGTGGCGTGGGTGACGTTCTTCAGCTTAACCCCTGTTCTCTCGTCGATGAGCGTCGTCCCCTCGCCCACACCGGTCGTCTCAAGCACGCTAAAGGTGGGCCTGCCGGCGCAAGCACCCCCCGCGTCGGGGCAGAGCGCGGCCTTGAAGGTCTGATATAGGCGGTCGTCAGTGGAGTCGTTGCCCGGAGATGATGGCTGAAGCATCGGCCTTAGCGTCCTGACAGCGCCGATGTTCTCGAATTTGGTCACCCGGAGGTGCTTGTCCAGGGCCGGGTCGAGGGTGATGGTGAAGTGCTGTTTGTGGGGATCCAGGCGGCTGGTCAGCCAGTTGAGGCCGAAGAGCATCATGACGTGTGGCTGGTTCAGGTAATCCCTAAAGTCGAAGTTGCACTTCTGGCCGGGCGCGGTTCGATCGCAGGTAAGGACGTTCCTATCGCATGAGAGGTTGCCGACGATGCTGGCCCGTCGAAGGGGGTCGCCCCCCATGAAGCCTTCCCGGTAGGTGAAGTGGAACCCCTCGCCTCGATGCATGCACGCCCAGCTGAGGCGTTGCGCGTTGCCGTACTTATGCTGGTACGGCAAGGCGTCAGTGTTAAAGGTCAACTTGATGGCCTGGGTAATGGGGTTGATCCGAATCTCATCGCCGGGCTTTTTAATAATGTTGCGAACCACGCAATTGTCCCGGTTCTCATCGCACATCTTGATGCGGACGGGAAAGGTTGACGACTCGTCAGGCTCGACCCATCCGGCCTTCGCCTCCTTGTTCTTTGCGATGTCCCGTCGGATTTTGTAGACGATCTCCCCGGTGGTCGGGTCCTTTTTGAATAGGAAAGCGGTGGTCTTCCCGTCTTCGCTGCCTCCGAAGATGAACCGCTTGCCGCTCTCATCGATGTACTCGAAGATGGCCTCGGACGTATACTCGGAGAGGTCCTGGTCGGGAAAGAGCGCCCGGTATAGCTGCAAATTGCGGTTGCGGACCCCCGTCTGGTAGGGCTTGAGCTCGAGGAAGCCGTCCGGGGTAACGCTCGCCTCGACGGAGGAGCCATCGACGGTCACGAGGCCCGCCAGCCCCCCGTCGCGGCCGCCGCTGATGGCGAAGACGCTCCGGCCGTTTTGGATGCCGTAGATCAGGGGTGGTTTGCCAGCCAGGTCTTCGGGGGTTAAGACTTCGTCGACCTGGCCACCCTGGCGCTGGAAGTCCGCAAGGGCGTCGACCAGAGATCCACCGATGGACAGCCGCTTCTGAGGCTGGGGGAACCATGACTGAGCTGAGACAGGGATGGCGGACGTCGTGAAAACCAGGAGAGAGATAACAATAAGGAAAAAAAACATTCGTCTCATAGCCAATACCCCCATTCCGAACTCCCAGGTCCGGGAGATTTCGGGTTGACTCTTTGGGCTATGAAGCACGAACGGTTTCTCGGTACGAAGCGCATTATACACGCAAAGAGACTGTTTGACAAGAGGATGGCTACTATTTTCTCGAAAAATCCTTACCGTCACTTAACATAATATAATACAAACAATTAGTATGCTTCTAGGAAGCAAATAAGGGCCAGGAAGGCTGCTGATTAGCTGAATGAGGGGGCCGCCAGCCCGGCTCAGGGGTGGCAAATGACTCGCGTTCCCAATCAGGCTGGTGGCGTGGTACGGGCGAGGAGTTCGCGGATGGCGGCTTTGAGCTGGTGCGTGTCCCCCGACTTGACGATGTAGGCGTCGGAGGCCCATGTCTTGAAATCCTGCTTGAGCTCCGGGTAGGCCGTGCAAATGACTATAGGGGTGCGGTGGTTTTCGGAGCGGTAGGCCTCGAGGAACTCGATGCCATCCATTACGGGCATCTTGAGATCGAGGGTGATGAGGTCCGGGCCAAAAGATGCGCAGGCTGACAGGGCCTCCTGCCCATTAATTGCCCGCTGCACCCGGTAGCCGTCATCGGCGAGCTCCTCCTCTAGGAGCCGGGCCACGCCCTCGTCGTCTTCAATTATAAGAATTTTCTTCATCGTCGAGCTCCTTCCGGTGGGTGGTCGCCCGTCCACCCGCCCCTGGGCGTAGCGGTGAGCCGGTCTCGTATGTACGGATGTAGTATTCGAGACACTCCTTGATGAGTTCGTCCTCACGGTCCTCAAAGAGAATATCCGTCTCCTCCATCATAAATCCTACAACTGCTTAAGGTTCAAGGACTTAAGGCCGAACGCGCGGTCACAAAAAAAGCCTTCAGGCAATAATGGCGAGCCTTAAAGGCCATTTGAACACCTCCCGACCGTAGAGGGGGAGACTTTCTACCATAAATATACTTCCTCTATCGTCGTCTTCGCAACTCGATTCGCCGCCAAGCCACGTCCAGCGTGGCTCAATGGCAGGCTCTGGGCCTATGATTCATTATCCACAGATGTGGACAATCTTGTGGATAACCCCTAAATATTGTATCCTCCCCAGATGAGGCCACAGCCCGTTGGGGCCTCATGCCTCCATACTGAGAATCAGAAGTTGTGGGGAAAATTCGCTCCATGAGCTCAAACCATGCCACTTAAGAGACCACCGACCTTACAAAAGGGAGATCGGGTGGCCCTACTCGCCCCCGCAGGGCCCGTCTCGCGCCGTGCCCTGAGCGAAGCCCGAGCTTCCCTGAGCGCCCTCGATCTGGTCGTTGAGACTAAAGGGGAGCCCACCGCCAAGCTCCGCTACCTTGCGGGGCCAGATGAGGCTCGGGCAGAGGCCCTCCACGAGGCCTTCGCCGACCCCGCCGTCCGGGCAATTTTTGCTCTGCGGGGCGGCTACGGGACGACCCGTCTGCTGCCGCTGCTCGACCTTGGACTCATCCGGGCCAACCCGACCATCTTCGTAGGCTCGAGCGACGTTACAGCGTTGCTCACCGCCCTGGTCCAGCAGGCGGGCCTCGTGGCCTTCCACGGCCCCTCCGCCACCGAGCCATTCTACCGCGAGTCCGACCCAGAGGTCTTAAAGCGCTTCTGGAGCCTCCTCAGCGTGCCTGAGCCACTGGGGGAGGTCCGCCCTTCGGGGCTTAGGGTTTTGAGGGGAGGCCGGGCCCGAGGCCGCCTCATGGGCGGATGCCTCTCCCTGCTTGCCGCAACAGCCGGCACACCCTGGCAGCTCAATGCTCGCGGGGCGGTCTTATTTCTAGAAGACGTGGACGAAGCCGCCTACCGGATTGACCGGATGCTTACCCAGCTATCCCAGGCTGGGGCGCTGGAGGGTGTCGTGGCCGTCGTTGTGGGAGAGATGGTCCGCTGCCCCGTGCCCCAGGGGGAGGCCTGGAGCCTCGACGACGTCCTCCTCGACCGTCTCGGCCCGCTGGAGGTGCCCATCCTGGCGGGGTTTCCCGCCGGCCACGGCCGCAATGAGGTGGTCTTGCCCCTGGGGGTTGAGGTAGAGGTCGACGCCGAGGCGGGCCTGCTCACCGTCTTAGAGGCCGCTGTCTCATGAGGGGTTTTGAAGAGCCCGCCGCCCTGCTCCGCGAGGCCGTAGCAGAAGGGGTCGTCCCCGGAGGGGTGGCGCGGGTCGGTGTGGGAGAAGAGATCCTCTGGGAGGAGGCCGTCGGCTGGGCGGCAATCGTCCCGGAGCGGCGGGACGCCACACCTGAGACCGTCTACGACGTGGCGTCGCTCACCAAGGTCGCCGCCACGACCTCGGCCGCCTGTCTCCTGGCCGAACGAGGGGCCCTGGGACTCGACGGCCGGGTAGGGGAACACCTGCCCGGCTGGCCC containing:
- a CDS encoding response regulator, with product MKKILIIEDDEGVARLLEEELADDGYRVQRAINGQEALSACASFGPDLITLDLKMPVMDGIEFLEAYRSENHRTPIVICTAYPELKQDFKTWASDAYIVKSGDTHQLKAAIRELLARTTPPA
- a CDS encoding LD-carboxypeptidase, whose protein sequence is MPLKRPPTLQKGDRVALLAPAGPVSRRALSEARASLSALDLVVETKGEPTAKLRYLAGPDEARAEALHEAFADPAVRAIFALRGGYGTTRLLPLLDLGLIRANPTIFVGSSDVTALLTALVQQAGLVAFHGPSATEPFYRESDPEVLKRFWSLLSVPEPLGEVRPSGLRVLRGGRARGRLMGGCLSLLAATAGTPWQLNARGAVLFLEDVDEAAYRIDRMLTQLSQAGALEGVVAVVVGEMVRCPVPQGEAWSLDDVLLDRLGPLEVPILAGFPAGHGRNEVVLPLGVEVEVDAEAGLLTVLEAAVS